TGCAGAGCCACCAGAAACAATACTTCCATTCGGCTGTTGCATTGTTTGTGAACACCACATTTTAAAATAAGTAGTAGCAGGTGATGTAAATTGCTGCATATCAGCACGAATCCAACCAGAGGATGACACCGTCCAAAGTATATCGAATGTTACAGTATGATCATTTACGAAAAGTCCACGCGTAATAGGTTGTCCTTCCGTTTCAATCAGAATCGTCTTTGAAGGTTCACCCGTATCTGTATATAACTCCTCTGCCGCAAACACTGTCGTACACCAAAATGCGGTAAACACTATAGTGGTTAGACACATTACAAACAATCTTTTCATATGAAAATTCTCCTACTCATATTTAGATCTATTTTGTAACTTTTAACTAAATCAACGGAATCACCTTCTTAGAATATGTTTAAAGAGAAAAGTAATGAAGTATTAATAGAAATTGAAAAGTAAGAAGTCTAAGAAAGCAGATAAAACAAATATATATTTGGATCATATATCAAAAACATATATTATGTCAACATTAGATTTTCGTCTTATTACGAATTAATCCATCATGCTTGCTGTAAACTTCAACACAAGCTAAAATAGAGTTATATCAATAAAGGAGGACGCGCACTTTGAAGAGCTTAACGGATACCTATACGCTGGCAAACGGCGTGGAGATTCCCTGCATCGGCTTTGGCACCTGGCAGACGCCGGATGGGGATACGGCCATATCCGCCACGCTGGCGGCTTTGGAGGCGGGGTACCGCCACATCGATACTGCGGCGGCTTATGGCAATGAGGGCAGCGTGGGCGAGGCCATTAGGCGCAGCGGCGTCAAGCGCGAGGAGCTGTTTATCACCACCAAGCTCAACAACCCCGATCATGGCTATGAAGCCACCCTGGCCGCCTTTGAAAAGAGCATGGCGCTTTTAGGGCTCCAGTATCTGGATTTATACCTGATCCACTGGCCCAATCCCATCAAATTCCGGGATCATTGGGAGCAGGCCAACGCCGGCACCTGGAAAGCTATGGAAGAACTGTACGCCGCCGGGCGCATCCGCGCCATCGGCGTGAGCAACTTTATGCCCCATCACCTGGAGGCCCTGGCCAAGACCGCCAAAGTCGCGCCCATGGTCAACCAGGTTCGCCTTTGCCCCGGCGAGGTGCAGCCCCTGGCCGCGCCCTACTGCAAGGCGCATAA
Above is a genomic segment from Luoshenia tenuis containing:
- a CDS encoding aldo/keto reductase, with the translated sequence MKSLTDTYTLANGVEIPCIGFGTWQTPDGDTAISATLAALEAGYRHIDTAAAYGNEGSVGEAIRRSGVKREELFITTKLNNPDHGYEATLAAFEKSMALLGLQYLDLYLIHWPNPIKFRDHWEQANAGTWKAMEELYAAGRIRAIGVSNFMPHHLEALAKTAKVAPMVNQVRLCPGEVQPLAAPYCKAHNILLEAYSPLGTGKIFDVPQMQQIAQKYGKSIAQVCIRWSLQMGFLPLPKSVTPARIQENAQVFDFALSNEDVEIIANLTDCCGPSRDPDNIPF